A portion of the Roseovarius sp. SCSIO 43702 genome contains these proteins:
- a CDS encoding DUF5333 domain-containing protein: protein MRMIQTFTLSLALVAGSMGAVSAKAGLQNEKDINAGLLAVAAADKIRRECDSIGGRFFTARAYANQLKAMAKERGYTDAEIDAYVNSKANQRAMRERRNAYFKSKGASNLDAQSLCVLGRAEMSKKSAIGVLLKAK, encoded by the coding sequence ATGCGTATGATCCAGACTTTCACACTCAGCCTCGCGCTCGTCGCGGGGTCCATGGGCGCCGTTTCGGCCAAGGCGGGGTTGCAGAACGAGAAAGACATCAACGCGGGGCTTCTGGCCGTGGCCGCCGCGGACAAGATCCGCCGCGAATGCGACAGCATCGGGGGCCGGTTCTTCACCGCCCGTGCCTATGCCAACCAGCTCAAGGCCATGGCCAAGGAGCGTGGATACACCGATGCCGAGATCGACGCCTACGTGAACAGCAAGGCCAACCAGCGGGCGATGCGGGAACGCCGCAACGCCTATTTCAAGTCCAAGGGCGCGAGCAACCTGGACGCACAGAGCCTGTGCGTGCTGGGCCGCGCGGAAATGTCCAAGAAGAGCGCCATAGGGGTTCTTCTCAAAGCGAAGTGA
- a CDS encoding MAPEG family protein, whose translation MEPFAPYAHAIAAMAGMGLLTLVMSPLSAMKKSRLGLAPGSEPAPDYTSATYRWHRAYGNAAESTGTFALVTAAAILAGGGATWVNWLASLYLLSRIVLAVVHVRGIGKPDMSVRSFIYVFGWLMSVLLALTAIIAAI comes from the coding sequence ATGGAGCCGTTCGCCCCATATGCGCACGCGATAGCGGCGATGGCCGGCATGGGTCTTCTCACCCTGGTGATGAGCCCGCTCTCGGCGATGAAGAAGTCGCGGCTGGGGCTGGCGCCCGGGTCGGAACCGGCGCCGGATTACACGAGCGCGACCTACCGCTGGCACCGCGCCTATGGCAATGCGGCCGAAAGCACCGGCACCTTCGCGCTGGTCACCGCCGCCGCGATCCTGGCGGGTGGCGGGGCCACGTGGGTCAACTGGCTCGCGTCGCTCTACCTGCTGAGCCGGATCGTGCTCGCGGTCGTGCATGTGCGCGGCATCGGCAAGCCCGACATGAGCGTGCGGTCCTTCATCTACGTATTCGGCTGGCTCATGTCCGTGCTGCTGGCCCTGACCGCGATCATCGCGGCGATCTGA
- the nuoF gene encoding NADH-quinone oxidoreductase subunit NuoF: MLKDEDRIFTNLYGMHDRSLEGAKSRGHWDGTAGILAKGREWIIEQMKASGLRGRGGAGFPTGLKWSFMPKESDGRPSYLVVNADESEPGTCKDREIMRHDPHTLIEGCLIASFAMNAHACYIYIRGEYIREREALQAAIDEAYDAGLIGRNACKSGWDFDLYLTHGAGAYICGEETALLESLEGKKGMPRMKPPFPAGAGLYGCPTTVNNVESIAVVPTILRRGAEWFASFGRQNNAGTKIYAISGHVNNPCVVEDAMSISFEELIEKHCGGIRGGWDNLKAVIPGGSSVPCVRGEKMKDAIMDFDALREVGSSLGTAAVIVMDKDTDIIKAIWRLSKFYKHESCGQCTPCREGTGWMMRVMERLVRGEAEVEEIDMLFDVTKQVEGHTICALGDAAAWPIQGLIRNFRDEIEDRIKHKRTGRVSAVAAE; the protein is encoded by the coding sequence ATGCTGAAAGACGAAGACCGCATCTTTACCAATCTCTACGGGATGCATGACCGGAGCCTCGAGGGCGCGAAATCGCGCGGGCACTGGGACGGCACCGCCGGCATCCTCGCCAAGGGGCGCGAGTGGATCATCGAGCAGATGAAGGCGAGCGGTCTGCGCGGCCGCGGCGGCGCGGGCTTTCCCACCGGCCTCAAATGGTCCTTCATGCCGAAGGAAAGCGACGGGCGGCCCTCGTATCTCGTGGTCAATGCCGACGAATCCGAGCCGGGCACCTGCAAGGACCGCGAGATCATGCGCCATGATCCGCACACCCTGATCGAGGGATGCCTGATCGCCTCCTTCGCGATGAATGCACATGCCTGCTACATCTATATCCGCGGCGAATATATCCGCGAGCGCGAGGCGCTCCAGGCGGCGATCGACGAAGCCTACGACGCCGGCCTCATCGGCCGCAATGCCTGCAAGTCGGGCTGGGATTTCGACCTCTACCTGACGCACGGCGCGGGCGCCTATATCTGCGGCGAGGAAACGGCGCTTCTCGAAAGCCTCGAGGGCAAGAAGGGGATGCCGCGCATGAAGCCGCCCTTCCCGGCGGGCGCGGGCCTTTACGGCTGCCCCACCACGGTCAACAACGTCGAGTCGATCGCGGTCGTGCCGACGATCCTGCGGCGCGGCGCCGAGTGGTTCGCGAGCTTCGGCCGGCAGAACAACGCAGGCACGAAGATCTACGCGATCTCGGGTCACGTGAACAATCCCTGCGTGGTCGAGGATGCGATGTCGATCTCCTTCGAGGAGTTGATCGAGAAACATTGCGGCGGCATCCGCGGGGGGTGGGACAACCTCAAGGCCGTGATCCCCGGCGGCTCTTCGGTGCCCTGCGTGCGCGGCGAGAAGATGAAGGACGCGATCATGGATTTCGACGCGCTGCGGGAGGTTGGGTCGAGCCTCGGTACCGCCGCCGTGATCGTGATGGACAAGGATACCGACATCATCAAGGCGATCTGGCGCCTGTCGAAATTCTACAAGCACGAGAGCTGTGGCCAGTGCACGCCCTGCCGTGAGGGCACGGGCTGGATGATGCGGGTCATGGAGCGGCTGGTGCGCGGCGAGGCCGAAGTCGAGGAGATCGACATGCTTTTCGACGTGACGAAGCAGGTCGAGGGCCACACGATCTGTGCCCTGGGTGACGCGGCGGCGTGGCCCATCCAGGGCCTCATCCGCAACTTCCGCGACGAGATCGAGGATCGCATCAAGCACAAGCGCACCGGCCGCGTGAGCGCCGTGGCAGCGGAGTAG
- a CDS encoding DUF5337 domain-containing protein, translated as MSNEKAQARKGRQAALVIAITAVAWVLAGLIGAQYGWSQRTLAFFDLAALAGFVFAFWIIFQIWRLRRDNQG; from the coding sequence ATGAGCAACGAGAAGGCACAGGCACGCAAGGGGCGCCAGGCGGCGCTTGTCATCGCGATCACCGCGGTGGCCTGGGTGCTTGCGGGCCTGATCGGGGCGCAATATGGCTGGAGCCAGCGCACGCTTGCCTTTTTCGACCTCGCGGCGCTCGCGGGGTTCGTGTTCGCCTTCTGGATCATCTTTCAAATCTGGCGCCTGCGCCGGGACAATCAGGGGTAA
- a CDS encoding NADH-quinone oxidoreductase subunit E — protein MLRRLYHDQPESFAFTDANRAWAEGQISKFPEGRQASAIIPLLWRAQEQEGWLTRPAIEHVADMLGMAYIRALEVASFYFMFQLQPVGSVAHIQVCGTTSCMICGAEDLIGVCREKIAANPHELSDDGKLSWEEVECLGACANAPMAQIGKDYYEDLTAERMGEIIDSLRAGDVPVPGPQQGRYASEPASGLTTLTEFDSGHTQYNASVQRAVDLGDTIRRIDGSEVPLLTSWRDHGANHQPEKPGETSPVVTGKAPATAERKVEKAVKEPPAAKEEPQREVSDEAARKLEKKGMGRPASKSETTDEEKAAQEPARLDKAKAAEKDEDVPAGEDMETDQVTGQKPHTLTAPRGSGPDDLKKIKGVGPKLEAMLHSLGFYHFDQIAQWSEAEKTWVDDHLEGFRGRVRRDNWVEQAKLLAEGKETEFSSRVKKGDVY, from the coding sequence ATGCTTCGCCGTCTGTATCACGATCAACCCGAGAGTTTCGCCTTCACCGATGCCAACAGGGCCTGGGCCGAGGGACAGATTTCCAAGTTTCCCGAAGGTCGGCAGGCAAGCGCGATCATCCCTCTGTTGTGGCGCGCGCAGGAGCAGGAGGGGTGGCTCACCCGTCCGGCGATCGAACACGTGGCCGACATGCTGGGCATGGCCTATATCCGTGCGCTCGAAGTGGCATCCTTCTACTTCATGTTCCAGCTGCAACCCGTTGGATCGGTGGCACATATCCAGGTTTGCGGCACGACCTCCTGCATGATTTGCGGGGCCGAGGACCTGATCGGCGTCTGCCGCGAGAAGATCGCGGCCAACCCGCACGAGCTGAGTGACGATGGCAAGCTGAGCTGGGAAGAGGTGGAATGCCTCGGCGCCTGCGCCAACGCGCCGATGGCGCAGATCGGCAAGGATTACTACGAGGATTTGACCGCCGAGCGCATGGGCGAGATCATAGACAGCCTTCGCGCGGGTGACGTGCCCGTGCCCGGCCCGCAGCAGGGGCGATATGCGTCGGAACCGGCCTCTGGCCTCACCACGCTGACCGAGTTCGACAGCGGCCACACGCAATACAATGCCAGCGTGCAGCGCGCGGTGGATCTCGGCGACACGATCAGGCGGATCGACGGCAGCGAGGTGCCGCTTCTGACCTCGTGGCGCGATCACGGGGCCAACCACCAGCCCGAGAAACCGGGCGAGACGTCCCCCGTCGTGACCGGCAAGGCGCCCGCCACGGCCGAGCGCAAGGTCGAGAAGGCCGTCAAGGAACCCCCCGCCGCCAAGGAAGAGCCGCAGCGCGAGGTTTCGGACGAGGCCGCGCGCAAGCTCGAGAAGAAGGGCATGGGCCGGCCCGCCTCCAAATCCGAGACGACGGACGAGGAGAAGGCCGCGCAGGAGCCCGCCCGGCTCGACAAGGCGAAAGCCGCGGAAAAGGACGAGGACGTGCCCGCGGGCGAGGACATGGAAACCGACCAGGTGACCGGTCAGAAACCGCACACGTTGACCGCGCCGCGCGGGTCTGGTCCCGACGATCTCAAGAAGATCAAGGGTGTGGGGCCCAAGCTCGAAGCGATGCTGCACAGCCTGGGATTCTATCATTTCGACCAGATCGCCCAGTGGAGCGAGGCCGAGAAGACATGGGTCGATGACCATCTCGAAGGGTTCCGCGGGCGCGTGCGCCGCGACAATTGGGTCGAGCAGGCCAAGTTGCTGGCCGAGGGCAAGGAGACGGAGTTCTCGTCCCGGGTGAAAAAGGGAGACGTCTACTGA
- a CDS encoding NADH-quinone oxidoreductase subunit D yields the protein MMDGDIRNNTYDDGSRDYETGEQQIRNFNINFGPQHPAAHGVLRLVLELDGEIVERCDPHIGLLHRGTEKLMESRTYLQNLPYLDRLDYVAPMNQEHAWCLAIERLTGVEVPRRASLIRVLYSEIGRILSHLLNVTTQAMDVGALTPPLWGFEEREKLMIFYERACGARLHAAYFRPGGVHQDLPGDLIDDIEAWAHEFPSVLDDIDGLLTENRIFKQRNADIGVVTEKDIQDWGFSGVMVRGSGLAWDLRRAQPYECYDEFEFKVPVGKNGDCYDRYLCRMAEMRESTKIILQAIEKLRAPEGQGDILARGKITPPSRSDMKTSMEALIHHFKLYTEGFHVPAGEVYAAVEAPKGEFGVYLVADGTNRPYRAKLRAPGYLHLQAMDHVAGGHQLADVAAIIGTMDVVFGEIDR from the coding sequence ATGATGGATGGCGATATCCGCAACAACACCTACGATGACGGCTCGCGCGATTACGAGACGGGCGAGCAGCAGATCCGCAATTTCAACATCAACTTCGGCCCGCAACACCCCGCGGCGCATGGTGTTCTTCGTCTTGTGCTCGAGTTGGACGGCGAGATCGTCGAGAGGTGCGACCCGCATATCGGCCTGCTGCATCGCGGTACCGAGAAGCTGATGGAGAGCCGCACCTACCTTCAGAACCTGCCCTACCTGGACCGGCTCGACTACGTTGCACCGATGAACCAGGAGCATGCCTGGTGCCTCGCGATCGAGCGGCTCACCGGGGTCGAGGTGCCGCGCCGGGCAAGCCTCATCCGCGTGCTCTATTCCGAGATCGGACGCATCCTGAGTCACCTGCTCAACGTGACGACGCAGGCGATGGACGTGGGCGCGCTCACGCCGCCGCTCTGGGGCTTCGAGGAGCGCGAGAAGCTGATGATCTTCTACGAGCGGGCCTGTGGCGCGCGCCTCCACGCGGCCTATTTCCGCCCCGGCGGCGTGCATCAGGACCTTCCCGGCGACCTGATCGACGATATCGAGGCCTGGGCCCACGAGTTTCCCTCGGTGCTCGACGACATCGACGGGCTTCTGACCGAGAACCGCATCTTCAAGCAGCGCAACGCAGATATCGGCGTCGTGACCGAGAAGGATATCCAGGACTGGGGCTTCTCGGGCGTCATGGTGCGCGGATCTGGCCTTGCCTGGGACCTGCGCCGCGCGCAGCCCTACGAGTGCTACGACGAGTTCGAGTTCAAGGTGCCGGTGGGCAAGAACGGCGATTGCTATGACCGCTATCTCTGCCGCATGGCCGAGATGCGCGAAAGCACGAAGATCATCCTCCAGGCGATCGAGAAGTTGCGCGCGCCCGAGGGGCAGGGCGACATCCTCGCCCGCGGAAAGATCACGCCGCCCTCGCGCAGCGACATGAAGACCTCCATGGAGGCGCTCATCCATCACTTCAAGCTCTATACCGAGGGTTTCCATGTGCCCGCGGGCGAGGTCTATGCCGCTGTCGAGGCCCCAAAGGGCGAGTTCGGCGTCTACCTCGTGGCGGATGGCACGAACCGGCCCTACCGTGCCAAGCTGCGCGCGCCCGGCTACCTGCATCTGCAGGCGATGGATCACGTCGCGGGCGGGCATCAACTGGCCGACGTGGCCGCGATCATCGGGACGATGGACGTGGTGTTCGGGGAGATCGACAGGTGA
- a CDS encoding NADH-quinone oxidoreductase subunit C — MSDAMKELGGYLDAKRNDCVLGWQVERDELTVDVALANIVGLVDFLKTDQTCRFSTLVDITAVDYPARAKRFDVVYHFLSMYQNHRIRLKVAVREDEMVPSITGIHPSANWFEREVFDMFGILFSGHPDLRRILTDYGFRGHPLRKDFPTTGYTEVRYDEAKKRVVYEPVSLVQEYRQFDFMSPWEGAEYILPGDEKEGASK, encoded by the coding sequence ATGAGCGACGCCATGAAGGAACTGGGCGGCTATCTCGATGCGAAGCGGAACGACTGCGTGCTGGGCTGGCAGGTCGAGCGGGACGAGCTGACCGTCGACGTGGCGCTCGCCAATATCGTGGGGCTGGTGGATTTCCTCAAGACGGATCAGACCTGCCGCTTCTCGACGCTGGTGGACATCACCGCCGTGGACTATCCGGCGCGGGCCAAGCGGTTCGACGTGGTCTACCATTTCCTCAGCATGTACCAGAACCACCGCATCCGCCTGAAGGTCGCCGTGCGCGAGGACGAGATGGTGCCCTCGATCACCGGCATCCACCCGTCGGCCAACTGGTTCGAGCGCGAGGTGTTCGACATGTTCGGCATCCTCTTTTCTGGCCACCCGGACCTGCGCCGCATCCTCACCGACTACGGTTTCCGCGGTCATCCGCTGCGCAAGGATTTCCCGACCACGGGCTATACCGAGGTGCGCTACGACGAGGCGAAAAAGCGCGTGGTCTATGAGCCGGTGAGCCTCGTGCAGGAATACCGGCAGTTCGACTTCATGTCGCCTTGGGAGGGTGCGGAATACATCCTGCCCGGCGACGAAAAAGAGGGTGCATCGAAATGA
- a CDS encoding NADH-quinone oxidoreductase subunit B family protein — protein MGVKNQDAAMVTEVQSQGAQSPRVKSGPSASAPAEVRAPGYEREVATQKLNADLQDKGFLLTTTDDLINWARTGSLHWMTFGLACCAVEMMHTAMPRYDAERFGFAPRASPRQSDVMIVAGTLTNKMAPALRKVYDQMPEPRYVISMGSCANGGGYYHYSYSVVRGCDRIVPVDIYVPGCPPTAEALLYGIMQLQRRIRRTGTIVR, from the coding sequence ATGGGAGTGAAAAATCAGGACGCCGCCATGGTGACCGAGGTCCAGAGCCAGGGCGCCCAGTCCCCGCGCGTCAAGAGCGGACCCTCGGCCAGCGCACCTGCCGAAGTACGCGCGCCCGGCTACGAGCGCGAGGTGGCGACGCAGAAGCTCAACGCCGATCTTCAGGACAAGGGCTTCCTGCTGACCACGACCGACGACCTCATCAACTGGGCCCGGACGGGCAGCCTGCACTGGATGACCTTCGGCCTGGCCTGCTGCGCGGTCGAGATGATGCACACCGCCATGCCGCGCTACGACGCCGAACGTTTCGGCTTTGCCCCGCGGGCCAGCCCGCGGCAATCGGACGTGATGATCGTGGCGGGCACGCTCACGAACAAGATGGCCCCGGCGCTCAGGAAGGTTTATGACCAGATGCCCGAGCCGCGCTACGTGATCTCGATGGGGTCCTGCGCCAATGGCGGCGGGTATTACCACTACAGCTACTCGGTGGTGCGCGGGTGCGACCGGATCGTGCCCGTCGACATCTACGTGCCGGGCTGTCCGCCGACGGCCGAGGCGCTGCTCTACGGCATCATGCAGCTTCAGCGGCGCATCCGCCGCACCGGGACGATCGTGCGCTGA